In one Acidimicrobiia bacterium genomic region, the following are encoded:
- a CDS encoding aminotransferase class I/II-fold pyridoxal phosphate-dependent enzyme, with amino-acid sequence MDVNPVLERLGAYPIATIQERAHALRAAGGRVIDFSIGDPTEPTPELVVAALHDAVPEVSQYPLTAGTAELRRSISDYLKRRFGVSVDPDTQVMPTSGSKEAVFSAPLAFVDRDSAKRTIVYGTPGYPIYERGALFAGADTQPIVLGGDFVLRASDIDDAAWEGARMVWICTPHNPAGSVTNAGELADLVDRARASGALLCSDECYADVYEPAVYPDGPPSVLQVAGDGAPGVLAFFSCSKRSGMTGYRSGAMVGDPEAIAALKKLRTATGTASPDFVQAAAAAAWSDDAHAAKRRDVFAHKRAVLRTAFDEIGLTTVASNAGLYMWIEVGDDLAVTDRLLDGGVVVSPGRFFGEGGEGYVRLALVPSVEECADAVPVIQAALGP; translated from the coding sequence ATGGACGTGAACCCGGTGCTCGAACGGCTCGGCGCCTACCCGATCGCGACGATCCAGGAGCGTGCCCACGCCCTGCGAGCCGCAGGCGGTCGGGTCATCGACTTCTCGATCGGCGACCCGACGGAGCCGACCCCCGAGCTGGTGGTGGCTGCGCTCCACGACGCGGTGCCCGAGGTCTCCCAGTACCCGCTGACGGCAGGGACCGCCGAGCTGCGCCGTTCGATCTCCGACTACCTGAAGCGGCGCTTCGGCGTATCGGTCGATCCCGACACGCAGGTGATGCCGACTTCCGGCTCCAAGGAGGCGGTGTTCTCGGCGCCGCTGGCGTTCGTCGACCGCGACTCTGCGAAGCGCACGATCGTGTACGGGACACCCGGATACCCGATCTACGAGCGGGGAGCGCTCTTCGCAGGGGCGGACACCCAGCCGATCGTGCTGGGCGGCGACTTCGTGCTGAGAGCATCCGACATCGACGATGCCGCCTGGGAAGGCGCCAGGATGGTGTGGATCTGCACGCCGCACAATCCCGCCGGGTCGGTGACGAACGCCGGCGAGCTCGCCGATCTCGTCGACCGCGCCCGCGCCTCCGGCGCCCTCCTCTGCTCCGACGAGTGCTACGCGGACGTGTACGAGCCTGCCGTGTATCCGGACGGGCCCCCTTCCGTGCTCCAAGTCGCCGGCGACGGCGCTCCCGGCGTGCTGGCGTTCTTCAGCTGCTCGAAGCGCAGCGGCATGACGGGATACCGCTCGGGCGCCATGGTCGGCGATCCCGAGGCGATCGCCGCGCTGAAGAAGCTGCGAACCGCCACCGGGACGGCGTCCCCCGACTTCGTGCAGGCGGCCGCGGCGGCGGCGTGGAGTGACGACGCCCACGCCGCCAAACGACGGGACGTCTTCGCCCACAAGCGTGCCGTGCTGCGCACTGCCTTCGACGAGATCGGCCTCACCACCGTCGCATCGAACGCCGGCTTGTACATGTGGATCGAGGTCGGCGACGACCTGGCGGTCACCGACCGGCTGCTCGACGGCGGGGTGGTCGTGTCGCCGGGACGGTTCTTCGGGGAGGGCGGAGAGGGATACGTCCGGCTCGCCCTCGTGCCGTCCGTCGAGGAGTGCGCCGACGCCGTGCCCGTCATCCAGGCGGCACTCGGCCCGTGA
- a CDS encoding GNAT family N-acetyltransferase, which yields MSDLLTLILDVGKTVAPRPLPTGYSVRELRSKDAEELGRLYFASYDPGLASADVEEAIADIRATFGGAYGDPWEEASLAATSGGDVVAAVLTVHRAPWDDTPRCPFVVEIFTDRAHRRRGVASHLLERCLAEVAAHEEARALALRVRSTNEAALALYSAFGFRRWGTAAPG from the coding sequence GTGAGCGACCTCCTGACGCTCATCCTCGACGTGGGGAAGACGGTGGCGCCCCGCCCGCTGCCGACCGGGTACTCGGTGAGGGAGCTGCGCAGCAAGGATGCCGAGGAGCTCGGCCGGCTCTACTTCGCTTCCTACGACCCGGGGCTCGCCAGCGCCGACGTCGAGGAGGCGATCGCCGACATCCGCGCCACGTTCGGCGGCGCCTACGGCGATCCGTGGGAGGAGGCATCGCTGGCCGCCACGTCCGGCGGCGACGTCGTCGCCGCGGTGCTCACGGTGCACCGCGCCCCGTGGGACGACACGCCGCGGTGCCCCTTCGTCGTCGAGATCTTCACCGATCGCGCCCACAGGCGGCGGGGTGTCGCCAGCCACCTCCTCGAGCGATGCCTCGCCGAGGTGGCGGCACACGAGGAGGCGCGAGCCCTGGCGCTGCGGGTCCGATCGACGAACGAGGCCGCTCTGGCGCTCTACTCGGCGTTCGGGTTCCGCCGATGGGGTACCGCAGCGCCGGGGTGA
- the ligA gene encoding NAD-dependent DNA ligase LigA: MSTVEERAEELRAQIAYHNHRYHALDDPEVSDIEYDELVRDLRAIEEAHPELITVDSPTQQVGDSPVVTTFAPVRHRERMFSLDNVVSFEELEAWQHRLSRALDREPLGYVCELKIDGLAMSLTYEKGRLVQGATRGDGVTGEDVTANVMTITTIPHTLEGDVPEVMEVRGEIFMPVSAFEELNQRQAELGERPYVNPRNTAAGSVRQKDPSVTAGRKLSIWVYQVGFRRGGPTFPTHSEQIAWLGGMGLPVNPASNKVVSIEDVESFVEKALAERHSYDYEIDGVVIKADALVDQHAAGFTAKAPRWAVAYKLPPEEKTTALEKISINVGRTGAVTPYAVLDPVFVGGVTVTNATLHNEGEVQRKDVRVGDTVIVRRAGDVIPEIVGPILAKRPKRAKVWRMPATCPFCGNPIVTRPGEAKAYCTGGYECPSRLREYLFHFASRGAMDIEGLGYKTVDMLMSEGVIRDPADIFSVEAATLLGRDGWGEVSVGKLLGAIDDARDRPLARLLTALGIRMVGGTVARTLARRFGSLDRLMAAGEDEIASIEGVGIEIARSVREWADDDANVALVEKLRAAGVRLADPVEVSPVEATLQGISIVVTGTLEGFSRDEAKLAVEARGGKVTGSVSKKTTALIAGEAAGAKLAKALEIGVPVLDEQGFRSLLADGPAALQLEGAG, encoded by the coding sequence ATGAGCACCGTGGAGGAGCGGGCCGAGGAGTTGCGCGCCCAGATCGCGTACCACAACCACAGATACCACGCCCTCGACGACCCCGAGGTCTCGGACATCGAGTACGACGAGCTGGTCCGCGACCTGCGAGCCATCGAGGAAGCCCATCCCGAGTTGATCACCGTCGATTCACCGACCCAACAGGTCGGAGACTCCCCGGTCGTCACGACGTTCGCCCCGGTCCGCCACAGGGAGCGGATGTTCTCCTTGGACAACGTGGTGTCGTTCGAAGAGTTGGAGGCGTGGCAGCATCGGCTGTCGCGGGCGCTCGACAGGGAGCCCCTCGGCTACGTGTGCGAGCTCAAGATCGACGGTCTCGCGATGTCGCTCACGTACGAGAAGGGCCGCCTCGTGCAAGGCGCCACCCGGGGCGACGGCGTGACGGGGGAGGACGTCACCGCCAACGTCATGACGATCACCACGATCCCGCACACGCTGGAGGGAGACGTTCCCGAGGTCATGGAGGTGCGCGGTGAGATCTTCATGCCGGTGTCCGCGTTCGAGGAGCTGAACCAGAGGCAGGCCGAGCTCGGGGAGCGGCCCTATGTGAACCCGAGGAACACGGCGGCGGGCTCGGTCCGCCAGAAGGACCCTTCCGTCACCGCCGGCAGGAAGCTGTCGATCTGGGTGTACCAGGTCGGCTTTCGACGGGGGGGCCCCACGTTCCCGACCCACTCGGAGCAGATCGCCTGGCTCGGCGGCATGGGGCTGCCCGTCAACCCCGCCAGCAACAAAGTCGTGTCGATCGAGGACGTCGAATCCTTCGTCGAGAAGGCCCTTGCCGAGCGCCACTCGTACGACTACGAGATCGACGGGGTCGTCATCAAGGCAGACGCCCTCGTCGACCAGCACGCCGCCGGCTTCACCGCCAAGGCACCCCGTTGGGCGGTGGCGTACAAGCTGCCCCCCGAGGAGAAGACGACGGCACTCGAGAAGATCTCGATCAACGTGGGCCGCACAGGCGCCGTCACCCCGTACGCGGTTCTCGACCCCGTGTTCGTCGGTGGGGTGACCGTCACGAATGCCACGCTGCACAACGAGGGCGAGGTGCAACGCAAGGACGTCAGGGTCGGCGACACGGTCATCGTGCGCAGGGCGGGTGACGTGATCCCCGAGATCGTCGGTCCCATTCTCGCCAAGCGCCCGAAGAGGGCCAAGGTGTGGCGGATGCCTGCGACCTGCCCTTTCTGCGGCAACCCGATCGTGACGCGCCCGGGCGAGGCGAAGGCGTACTGCACCGGCGGCTACGAGTGCCCCAGCCGGCTCAGGGAGTACCTCTTCCACTTCGCCTCCAGGGGGGCGATGGACATCGAGGGTCTCGGGTACAAGACGGTCGACATGCTCATGTCGGAAGGAGTCATCCGGGATCCCGCCGACATCTTCTCGGTCGAGGCCGCCACCCTCCTGGGACGCGATGGATGGGGGGAGGTCTCGGTCGGCAAGCTACTCGGCGCCATCGACGATGCACGCGATCGCCCGCTGGCGCGCCTGCTCACGGCGCTCGGCATCCGCATGGTCGGCGGGACGGTTGCGAGGACCCTGGCGAGGCGCTTCGGCTCGCTCGACCGGCTGATGGCGGCCGGCGAGGACGAGATCGCCTCGATCGAAGGGGTCGGCATCGAGATCGCCCGCTCCGTCAGGGAGTGGGCGGACGACGACGCCAACGTCGCCCTCGTGGAGAAGCTGCGGGCGGCCGGGGTGCGCCTCGCCGACCCAGTCGAAGTGAGCCCGGTCGAGGCGACTCTCCAGGGCATCAGCATCGTCGTCACCGGCACCCTCGAAGGCTTCTCGCGCGACGAGGCGAAGCTGGCGGTCGAAGCGAGAGGCGGGAAGGTCACCGGGTCCGTGTCGAAGAAGACCACGGCGCTGATCGCCGGCGAGGCGGCGGGGGCGAAGCTGGCGAAGGCTCTGGAGATCGGGGTCCCAGTGCTCGACGAGCAGGGGTTCCGTTCCCTGCTCGCCGACGGCCCGGCGGCGTTGCAGCTCGAGGGGGCCGGGTGA